The following proteins are encoded in a genomic region of Debaryomyces hansenii CBS767 chromosome G complete sequence:
- a CDS encoding DEHA2G18084p (weakly similar to ca|CA5139|IPF1027 Candida albicans IPF1027 unknown function) → MDDNQDSIQFKLNTQFESTPNSTDNPGKLPGFNNNIDNNHDMDTIRSRMESHIFHIGRTRDKAQDFINERRHGWTHGVKPPYTVFKYEKAPIGNPKNIFNKAEKEKIFSPMAVFEEIDHASLNRNGRALSTESSNQEDIPIESKPGDEAEDDKDGRGFSGLYTIPRTTLNVSNSFTLDKHRRKLVTELPEICYQNHVDMDDITYTFGGVYVNKYSDFRHLGIPIDVDPQKISISFPCELPPHVDKDILISPYMMQNPHLIIFNAFRSTLSYCDTFSSSDYPAYLNNASGCPISKSHIFFYGGFEIKVESVDYFAEIDRWVIKKKLVMNENGYILDIKTLKFTKIELESKARELLRIGRIGNAIAANVFELLGEDKEKQNRCISPPLFTDIINDLPFPSSPLVKPVNLPEPRDSDNIKLPESSTNTSVSNTLNEKGNMSDIDSIPPISATSSYSLNVSKQLNSQKSFTGHSETSKLTPSTSTKSSIIHTTPGPKLTHALSKSSKIFHRHQKQASGSTPKSPTNHPLKNTYSNQVRDNRSNSQNSRPVSPVLIGNPMPKSNSHKTPIIPVSDSVDSKLFQSSNQNDKKKDNVSNVESDQKPSTPSISYVNTNASPVKNDNPPNIEDTGFKAADNDNGFSFDSRSKNASFINNHNHKSQEGRVSIFIFGGFECHEDEFGYQSFRATNDLLRIDIACRRIKFTIGFEKEASISTFSINGVYPKTGESIYSETWPSPRGYFAYSLIDHNQTIDENCYWDIDSFNQLPSESEELADDEGFDIHCTRVISSASDSVSSGSTSVQTASSKGISTRTHKSKTVEEYFNGKALLIQGGCNENFETFSDFYVFVFEIGKWQTLSTYVHDYFNSPKQPYEDDDASLFVKENEDPNPKIIEAELRACHHSALYYKNDEKDYLFFMGGFTNDYLRYFDTEPYRSDKFDVSRLSKLQFAPTNANTSRIMVLNLQTQTWRFLKYYYDVTHSTHENFLNILNSNSAWTNARINNFGGCVSLNGKAITICHGMACAVPEKRDDLARLKLDVPDTSILWGAHVRFTFPSL, encoded by the coding sequence ATGGATGACAATCAAGATAGTATCCAGTTTAAGCTCAATACACAGTTCGAGTCAACTCCGAATTCAACTGATAATCCGGGGAAATTACCAGGttttaataacaatatagataataatCATGACATGGATACAATTCGTTCCAGAATGGAATCAcatatatttcatataGGTAGGACTCGCGATAAGGCGCAAGACTTTATAAATGAACGAAGGCATGGCTGGACACATGGGGTTAAACCCCCGTACACAGTAtttaaatatgaaaagGCACCCATTGGTAATCCGAAGAACATCTTCAACAAGGCTGAAAAGGAGAAGATATTCTCTCCAATGGCCgtttttgaagaaatagacCATGCATCGTTAAACAGAAATGGTAGAGCGCTATCTACAGAATCGAGCAATCAGGAGGATATTCCAATTGAAAGCAAACCAGGCGATGAAGCAgaagatgataaagatGGACGTGGCTTTTCAGGTTTATACACTATTCCAAGGACAACGTTGAATGTTTCCAATAGTTTCACGCTTGATAAGCATAGGCGCAAGTTAGTAACTGAGCTTCCAGAGATCtgttatcaaaatcatgTTGATATGGACGACATCACTTATACATTTGGTGGTGTATATGTCAATAAATATAGTGATTTTAGGCACTTGGGAATACCCATCGATGTGGACCCACaaaagatttcaataaGTTTTCCATGTGAATTACCTCCTCATGTCGATAAGGATATTTTAATAAGTCCATATATGATGCAAAACCCACAtcttattatatttaatgcaTTTCGAAGTACTTTGAGTTATTGTGATACGTTTTCATCAAGCGATTATCCAGCGTACTTGAATAACGCATCTGGTTGTCCTATTTCTAAAAGTCATATATTCTTTTATGGGGGTTTTGAAATCAAGGTTGAGTCTGTTGACTATTTTGCTGAAATCGACAGGTGGgtgataaaaaaaaaattagtaATGAATGAAAACGGATATATTCTAGATATCAAAACTTTAAAGTTCACGAAAATTGAATTGGAATCTAAGGCTCGGGAGTTACTTAGAATTGGTAGAATTGGAAATGCTATTGCAGCAAATGTATTTGAGCTTTTAGGTGAGgataaagaaaagcaaAACAGATGTATACTGCCTCCGTTATTTACAGACATTATCAATGATCTTCCCTTTCCCTCGAGTCCCTTGGTAAAACCAGTAAATCTTCCGGAACCAAGAGATTCCGATAATATCAAACTACCTGAGTCGTCAACTAACACTTCTGTATCAAATACATTGAATGAAAAAGGTAATATGTCTGATATTGACTCCATACCGCCCATTTCTGCTACAAGTTCTTATTCTCTTAATGTTCTGAAGCAATTAAATTCACAGAAGTCTTTTACTGGTCATTCAGagacttcaaaattaactccttcaacttcaacaaAGAGTAGTATCATACACACTACACCAGGTCCTAAACTAACTCATGCATTATCGAAGtcatcaaaaatatttcatagGCATCAAAAACAAGCAAGTGGAAGTACGCCAAAGTCACCAACAAACCATCCATTAAAGAACACGTATTCAAATCAAGTGAGAGATAACAGGTCAAATTCTCAGAATAGTAGACCTGTGTCGCCAGTACTAATAGGCAATCCTATgccaaaatcaaattcacaTAAGACACCTATAATTCCTGTCAGTGATAGTGTTGATTCCAAACTCTTCCAATCttcaaatcaaaatgataaaaagaaagataacGTTTCTAACGTGGAAAGTGACCAGAAGCCATCGACTCCACTGATTTCATATGTTAATACAAATGCTTCGCCTGTCAAAAATGACAACCcaccaaatattgaagatacTGGTTTCAAGGCTGcagataatgataatggcTTCTCTTTTGACAGTCGAAGCAAAAATGCTtcattcatcaataatcataatcataAATCTCAAGAAGGGAGGGTTTcgatatttatatttggtGGTTTCGAGTGCCacgaagatgaatttggaTATCAATCATTTAGGGCGAccaatgatttattaaggATTGATATCGCCTGCAGAAGGATTAAGTTTACTATAGggtttgaaaaagaagctTCGATTTCAACATTTAGTATAAATGGGGTATATCCAAAAACGGGTGAAAGCATATATTCTGAAACCTGGCCTTCTCCGAGGGGATATTTTGcttattcattaatagaCCATAATCAAACTATAGACGAAAATTGTTACTGGGACATAGACTCCTTTAACCAATTGCCGTCAGAATCGGAAGAATTGGCAGACGACGAAGGTTTTGATATTCACTGTACAAGGGTCATATCTTCAGCGTCGGATAGCGTGTCCTCGGGCTCTACTTCTGTTCAAACTGCAAGCAGCAAGGGCATATCTACAAGAACACACAAATCAAAGACCGTTGAAGAATACTTCAATGGTAAAGCTTTACTAATTCAAGGTGGATGTAATGAAAACTTTGAAACGTTTAGTGACTTTTatgtttttgtttttgAAATCGGAAAATGGCAGACCTTATCGACCTACGTGCatgattatttcaattctccCAAACAACCATACGAGGATGACGATGCATCCTTATTTGTCAAAGAAAACGAAGATCCAAATCCAAAGATAATAGAAGCTGAATTAAGAGCATGTCATCACAGCGCATTGTATTACAAGAACGATGAAAAGGActatttattctttatgGGGGGCTTCACCAATGATTACTTGAGATATTTTGATACTGAGCCTTATAGAAGTGATAAGTTTGATGTTTCCAGGCTAAGTAAGTTACAATTTGCACCTACAAATGCAAATACTCTGCGCATTATGGTATTGAATTTACAGACCCAAACTTGGCGATTTCTTAAGTATTACTACGATGTGACCCATTCTACTCATGAgaatttcttgaacatACTAAATTCAAACTCAGCTTGGACCAATGCCAGAATTAACAATTTTGGTGGTTGTGTTTCGTTAAACGGCAAGGCTATTACTATTTGCCATGGTATGGCATGCGCGGTACCGGAAAAAAGAGACGACTTAGCGAGATTAAAGCTAGATGTACCTGACACTTCAATACTATGGGGTGCTCATGTTAGGTTTACCTTCCCTAGTTTGTAG
- a CDS encoding DEHA2G18106p (highly similar to uniprot|P87108 Saccharomyces cerevisiae YHR005C-A MRS11 Essential protein of the mitochondrial intermembrane space), translating to MFGLGGAAPQISSQQKLQAAEAELDMVTGMFNQLVEQCHSKCINKTYNDSEVSKQEALCLDRCVAKYFETNVQVGEHMQKMGQSGQFMGRQ from the coding sequence ATGTTCGGATTAGGTGGTGCTGCTCCTCAAATTTCATCTCAACAAAAGTTACAAGCTGCTGAGGCTGAATTAGACATGGTTACTGGTATGTTCAACCAATTGGTCGAACAATGCCATTCCAAATGTATCAACAAAACCTATAACGACTCAGAAGTATCCAAACAGGAAGCTCTTTGTTTAGATAGATGTGTTGCTAAATACTTTGAAACCAATGTCCAAGTTGGTGAACATATGCAAAAAATGGGTCAATCTGGTCAATTTATGGGTAGAcaatag
- a CDS encoding DEHA2G18128p (similar to uniprot|Q00873 Saccharomyces cerevisiae YKL087C CYT2 Cytochrome c1 heme lyase involved in maturation of cytochrome c1 which is a subunit of the mitochondrial ubiquinol-cytochrome-c reductase), whose product MAEEDQGKCPVDHSTRDAWLKKASVPPEPVPVPEDQPKCPVDHDARADWLSKVSVVQTTKQEPEAIEVSSTTTCSSDKLDTSAAHISDSNSKLPTEREISSIPRTSGQSNWIYPSQKQFFEAMKRKNWEPEAQDMKTVVPIHNAVNEKAWSHILNWERSHYQQSLAQCGGIKLTSFKGDSKKLTPRAWFNSTILGYEKPFDRHDWIIDRCGTEVEYVIDFYGGNGEGASFFLDVRPKLNNWEGLKLRFGRAFGWE is encoded by the coding sequence atggcagaagaagatcaagGTAAGTGTCCAGTCGACCATTCCACAAGAGATGCTTGGTTGAAGAAAGCAAGCGTTCCACCAGAACCAGTTCCTGTTCCGGAAGACCAACCAAAATGTCCTGTAGATCATGATGCTAGGGCCGACTGGTTAAGCAAAGTTTCTGTTGTACAGACAACGAAACAAGAACCAGAAGCCATAGAAGTAAGCTCTACAACTACTTGTAGTTCTGATAAGTTGGACACTTCAGCTGCCCATATTAGTGACTCAAACTCGAAGCTTCCTACAGAGAGAGAGATTAGTTCTATTCCTCGTACCTCCGGCCAGTCCAACTGGATCTACCCATCTCAAAAGCAATTCTTCGAAGCAATGAAGCGTAAAAATTGGGAACCAGAAGCACAGGATATGAAAACTGTTGTACCTATACATAATGCGGTCAATGAAAAGGCATGGCTGCACATTTTAAACTGGGAAAGATCACATTATCAGCAATCTTTAGCGCAATGCGGTGGTATAAAGTTGACTAGTTTCAAAGGTGATCTGAAGAAGCTTACACCAAGAGCATGGTTCAATTCAACTATCCTAGGGTACGAAAAACCCTTCGATAGGCATGATTGGATAATCGATAGATGTGGAACAGAAGTAGAGTACGTTATTGATTTCTACGGAGGTAATGGTGAAGGGGCAAGCTTCTTCTTGGATGTAAGACCAAAGCTCAACAATTGGGAAGGTTTAAAGTTACGATTCGGAAGAGCTTTTGGCTGGGAATAG
- a CDS encoding DEHA2G18150p (similar to uniprot|P53337 Saccharomyces cerevisiae YGR284C ERV29 Protein localized to COPII-coated vesicles involved in vesicle formation and incorporation of specific secretory cargo), producing MSYRGTNQFNNQFRGPIGGGQPQANIGPVSSSKSAFDQFEDFSKKVEDLIDEYTAPLKPYVPSIGRAFIVATFYEDSLRIMTQWSEQVYYLYNYRHLWRWFTVVFLISNVLVMLSASTLLILRKKPEVATVALVCIVTLQGLAYGLIFDGQFILRNLSVVGGLILAFSDTLVRDKRSLSMPGLPMINNQDNKKYFLLAGRLLLVLLFLGFVFSASWSFTRLVIILSGFVSCGSIVVGYKTKFAAFILTVLLFGYNVFVNQFWQYGSHDSTRDFLKYEFFQTLSIVGGLMIIVNAGAGELSLDEKKKIY from the coding sequence ATGTCTTACAGAGGAACAAATCAATTTAACAATCAATTTAGAGGGCCAATTGGCGGGGGACAACCTCAGGCAAATATAGGTCCAGTTTCTAGCTCGAAATCTGCTTTCGatcaatttgaagatttttcGAAGAAAGTGGAGGActtaattgatgaatataCCGCACCTTTGAAGCCTTATGTACCTTCCATTGGTAGAGCATTTATCGTGGCCACTTTCTACGAAGATTCCTTAAGAATAATGACACAATGGTCAGAACAAGTCTACTACTTGTACAATTACAGACATCTCTGGCGTTGGTTCACGGTTGTGTTTTTAATTTCCAATGTGTTGGTTATGTTGAGTGCATCAACATTGTTGATCTTGAGAAAAAAACCGGAGGTAGCAACTGTTGCATTAGTGTGCATTGTTACCTTGCAAGGGTTGGCTTACGGTTTGATTTTCGATGGCCAATTTATCTTGAGAAACTTGTCGGTTGTGGGGGGCTTAATCCTCGCATTCTCAGATACTTTGGTTAGAGACAAAAGATCGTTATCGATGCCAGGCTTGCCAATGATAAACAACCAGGacaacaagaaatatttcttgttgGCAGgtagattattattagttttattattcttagGATTTGTTTTTTCGGCGTCATGGTCATTTACCAGATTGGTGATCATTTTAAGTGGATTCGTTTCATGCGGTTCAATTGTCGTGGGATATAAAACTAAGTTTGCTGCTTTTATTTTGACAGTCTTATTGTTTGGCTACAATGTTTTTGTTAATCAATTCTGGCAATACGGTTCTCATGACTCTACCCGTGACTTCTTGAAGTACGAATTCTTCCAAACTTTGTCGATTGTTGGTGGTTTAATGATTATTGTTAACGCAGGTGCTGGAGAGTTATCGTTggatgaaaagaaaaaaatctaTTAA
- a CDS encoding DEHA2G18194p (highly similar to uniprot|P46948 Saccharomyces cerevisiae YGR195W SKI6 superkiller), whose translation MSRMELYSPEGLRIDGRRWNELRRFECRINTHPSSSDGSSYIEQGNTKIICMVQGPMEPSLRSQTNSSKASIEINLSVANFSTIERKKRLKNEKRLIELKTTLERTFEQSVICKLYPRTVIQINLHVLCQDGGLLAGMTNAITLALIDAGIAMYDYVSAINAGLYDQTPLLDLNTLEENDMSCLTIGVVGKSEKLALLLLEDKMPLDMLESVLAIGIAGGHRVRDLMDNEVRKHGNIRSSRLVDQ comes from the coding sequence ATGTCTCGTATGGAATTATACTCTCCAGAAGGGTTGAGAATAGACGGGAGGAGATGGAATGAATTGCGTCGTTTTGAATGTCGTATAAATACACACCCAAGCTCATCGGATGGGTCATCTTATATCGAACAAGGTAACACCAAGATCATATGTATGGTACAAGGGCCGATGGAACCTAGTTTAAGATCACAAACGAATTCATCTAAAGCAAGCatagaaattaatttatccGTAGCCAATTTTTCTACGATcgaaagaaagaaaaggtTGAAGAACGAAAAGAGATTAATCGAGTTGAAGACGACTTTAGAAAGAACATTCGAACAAAGTGTTATATGTAAATTATACCCAAGAACAGTTATACAGATAAACTTGCATGTATTATGTCAGGATGGTGGTTTGTTGGCTGGCATGACTAATGCAATCACATTAGCATTAATAGATGCTGGCATTGCGATGTACGACTATGTTTCTGCCATTAATGCTGGATTATACGACCAAACACCATTATTGGACTTGAATACGTTAGAGGAAAATGATATGAGTTGTTTGACTATCGGAGTCGTTGGcaaaagtgaaaaattagcATTATTGCTTTTGGAGGATAAGATGCCATTAGATATGTTGGAATCTGTTTTAGCTATCGGCATAGCAGGTGGCCACAGAGTTCGTGACTTAATGGATAATGAAGTTAGAAAACATGGGAATATTAGATCGTCTAGGTTAGTTGACCAGTAA
- a CDS encoding DEHA2G18216p (similar to uniprot|P47088 Saccharomyces cerevisiae YJR013W GPI14 Glycosylphosphatidylinositol-alpha 1 4 mannosyltransferase I involved in GPI anchor biosynthesis) has translation MLQLSISHIIVLSLLIRIGFFLFGLYQDKYMTVKYTDIDYVVFSDAANYVYNGYSPYSRETYRYTPLLAWMLIPNCWGGQWSNFGKYIFMISDLITGIIILKLLSGISIAGKKLSTNKIIMLSSIWLLNPMVITISTRGSSESVLTVMIMLSLYYLINKKSIIASGFWLGLSIHFKIYPVIYLPSIMLYLSTSGTPFIDVPIVRWVNRTNIKFLITTLITIGAFNGIMYSIYGYEFLYNSYLYHLIRIDHRHNFSVYNVALYYKSALSEIAEASLGFFTGNMEKFVMLPQLSISALILPLLFARRDLISCIFIQTFAFVTFNKVITSQYFIWFLIFLPHYLAQSKLYSNKHMMKGIVALLLWIVSQGSWLYFAYQLEFLGISTFDNGLLFSSFFFYISNCWILSVFIDDLNNDL, from the coding sequence ATGTTGCAATTGTCCATATCACATATAATAGTATTATCGCTCCTTATTAGAATTGGATTTTTTCTATTTGGTCTTTACCAAGATAAGTATATGACCGTAAAATATACTGACATTGATTATGTAGTTTTTTCTGATGCCGCTAACTACGTATACAACGGATATTCACCATATTCGCGAGAGACATATAGATATACCCCATTGCTTGCATGGATGTTGATACCAAACTGCTGGGGAGGTCAGTGGTCAAATTTTggtaaatatattttcatgaTCAGTGATCTAATTACAGGAATAATTATTCTTAAACTATTAAGTGGAATATCAATTGCTGGCAAGAAGCTAAGCAcgaataaaataataatgttgtCATCTATTTGGCTTTTGAATCCAATGGTAATAACCATAAGTACCAGGGGATCTTCGGAGAGTGTATTGACTGTAATGATTATGCTctcattatattatttgattaataagAAGTCTATTATTGCATCAGGATTTTGGCTAGGTTTATCTAtacatttcaaaatatacCCAGTCATATACTTACCGAGTATTATGCTTTATTTATCTACTTCAGGAACACCTTTCATAGACGTGCCAATTGTTAGATGGGTTAATCGAACGAATATCAAGTTCCTAATCACTACGTTAATCACAATCGGTGCCTTTAACGGTATCATGTATTCCATATATGGATATGAATTCTTGTACAATTCTTATTTATACCATTTGATTAGAATTGATCATAgacataatttttcagtctACAATGTTGCACTATACTACAAATCGGCATTATCTGAAATTGCAGAAGCATCGCTCGGTTTCTTTACTGGTAATATGGAAAAATTTGTCATGTTGCCCCAACTATCAATTTCAGCCTTGATTTTGCCTTTGTTATTTGCTCGCCGTGATTTAATATCCTGTATTTTCATACAAACATTTGCATTCGTCACATTCAATAAGGTGATTACCTCacaatatttcatttgGTTCCTCATATTCTTGCCTCATTATTTGGCCCAGTCAAAactttattcaaataagcATATGATGAAAGGAATCGTGGCTCTATTACTCTGGATTGTATCTCAGGGATCGTGGCTATACTTTGCCTATCAATTAGAATTCTTGGGTATCAGCACATTTGATAATGGGTTACTCTTTTCCTCATTCTTTTTCTATATAAGCAATTGTTGGATTTTAAGCGTATTTATTGACGATTTGAATAACGATTTGTAA
- a CDS encoding DEHA2G18238p (similar to ca|CA5143|IPF1020 Candida albicans IPF1020): protein MSSNPQEEVYKDYLNYDWDSFSEFQDGLQEILDNYLNNLKEQDPSVTSIPALDKQQLIDQAKCFFYCSHTDHILNLDDYNEWKLHNGDKYNKNKKITEITDDSEDQVNNADSDEPPYSSNYQKLVELIVSGKPVPGIKQIPDTVVPDQSSKPEAKQRLKPWEIQENNEE, encoded by the coding sequence ATGTCATCAAACCCACAAGAAGAAGTATAcaaagattatttaaattacGATTGGGACTCGTTTAGTGAATTCCAGGATGGCTTACAAGAAATTTTAGATAACTatctaaataatttaaaagaaCAAGATCCATCGGTAACTAGTATTCCAGCATTAGATAAACAACAGCTAATTGACCAAGCTAAATGCTTCTTTTATTGTAGTCATACAGACCATATTCTAAATTTGGATGACTATAATGAGTGGAAGTTGCACAATGGGGACAAAtacaacaagaacaagaaaattacTGAGATAACGGATGATTCCGAAGATCAAGTCAATAACGCAGACAGCGACGAGCCTCCCTActcttcaaattatcaaaaattagTAGAATTAATAGTTTCTGGTAAACCTGTTCCAGGTATCAAGCAAATCCCAGATACAGTTGTACCAGATCAGAGTTCGAAGCCTGAGGCTAAGCAGAGATTAAAACCATGGGAAATACAAGAAAACAACGAAGAATAA
- a CDS encoding DEHA2G18260p (highly similar to ca|CA5146|CaYMC2 Candida albicans CaYMC2 Carnitine/acylcarnitine translocase), which yields MSIVVQEKEDKIYSSEKASQNAPPKYLGFVAGMFSGVMKNIVGHPFDTIKVRLQTASDGRFKGPMDCVLQTVRNEGLRGFYKGFTPPLVGWVLMDSVMLGSLHVYRRVVKDNLFPEEKKLPILGHVIAGLGSGWTVSFVAAPIEQFKARLQVQYDANTKIYSGPVDVAKKLYQTTGVRGIYSGLLSTMIFRTNFIFWWGSYELFTQWFQDNTKLSKPSINFWSGGLSATVFWIFAYPADVVKQTIMTDNPIRSEKKFPRWIDAVKYIYNTKGLRGFSRGFGPSILRSFPANAAALAAFEAVMRFLH from the coding sequence ATGTCTATCGTGGTtcaagaaaaggaagataAAATCTATTCATCGGAAAAGGCGAGTCAGAATGCCCCACCAAAGTATCTTGGATTCGTCGCAGGGATGTTTTCTGGTGTGATGAAAAACATTGTTGGTCATCCGTTTGATACCATTAAAGTGAGATTACAAACAGCCTCGGATGGCAGGTTTAAAGGACCTATGGACTGTGTTTTACAAACAGTGAGAAACGAAGGTCTCAGAGGATTCTACAAAGGGTTTACCCCCCCATTAGTAGGTTGGGTTTTGATGGATTCAGTGATGCTTGGGTCATTACATGTATACAGAAGAGTAGTTAAGGACAATTTGTTTCCAGAGGAAAAGAAGTTACCAATACTAGGACATGTGATAGCAGGGTTGGGAAGTGGATGGACTGTGTCATTTGTAGCGGCaccaattgaacaatttaaaGCTAGACTTCAAGTTCAATATGATGcaaatacaaaaatatattctggACCTGTTGACGTTGCCAAAAAGCTCTATCAGACCACGGGTGTTAGAGGTATCTACAGTGGGCTACTCTCAACTATGATATTTCGAAccaattttatattctgGTGGGGGTCCTACGAATTATTCACACAATGGTTTCAAGATAATACCAAACTATCAAAGCCTTCTATCAATTTCTGGTCTGGGGGGTTATCAGCAACTGTTTTTTGGATTTTCGCATATCCTGCCGACGTGGTTAAACAGACAATCATGACAGACAATCCAATAAGATCAGAGAAAAAGTTCCCTAGATGGATTGATGCAGTTAAATACATTTACAATACAAAAGGATTAAGAGGGTTTTCAAGAGGTTTTGGCCCTTCTATTTTGAGATCGTTCCCTGCTAATGCTGCTGCTTTGGCTGCTTTCGAAGCAGTTATGAGATTTTTGCATTaa